The genomic window ATTTAGAATAAGATTACATTTGCATTATTATCACAAAGTGAAAGAAATAAAGGCTTATTGGTCCAAACTTCTTAGCATTCCAACTAACCAATTTGAAAAAATATACAGAAAGTCAAGAAGTAAAGAAAAAAAATTTAGAAGAAATTACGGAGGTATTTGTTTTGTAAAGTATTACAATGTATATCTGAAGGAAAAAATTGTACAATATGGATACGCTCTTGGAGAAAAGATAGCTGGTAAAGTACATGTGCCCGTAGCTTAACGGATAGAGCGCAGCCCTGCGGAGGCTGAAATTGAGAGTTCAATTCTCTCCGGGCACACAAAGAAGCGTAACAAAAACGATAGTTTGAAACAGGGGGCGTAGTTCAATGGCAGAATTGGGCTCTCCAAAAGCTTAGATGGGGGTTCGACTCCCTCCGCCCCTGCTTGATGAAGCCCCTTACCTTATTTATTGCTTTTCTTTATGGTTTGTCAGTTTTTTTTGTTTTTCCGCTGATTTTTATCCGCTTAAATTCATATTTTTTCTTGTCGGTTTATTCGTTTTTAGTATTAAAAATACTAGGAGTGATTTTGATTATGGCTGGAGGAGGATGTTGGTTATATTGCGCCGGATTGTTCCATTTCTTAGGTAAAGGCACGCCAGTTCCGACTCAACCACCGAAAAATTTAGTCATTAAAGGCTTATATCAATACACGAGAAATCCGATGTATATCAGCGTCCTAGTTATTTTATTAGGATATTTTTTCTTTTTCGGCCATCTTATGTTATTAACTTATTTGTTTCTCTTGGCTGGATTTTTCCACCTATTTATCACTCTTTACGAAGAACCGACTTTGAAAAAAAAGTTTGGAAAAGATTACAAAAAATATTTGAAAAAAACTCCACGATGGTTTTAAATTAATTTTTGATTTTTCTTTTTGGATATATTTTTTTTGGGCTTGAACTAGATACAGCCTTCGCATCTATATATAGACCTATATATGATAGTGCTAAAGCTGTAAAAATTGCAACGAAACTAAGAGGTATTGCTATCTCTGTTGCGGGGCTTAGTTTATGGATTGTCAATGCGTCTATGGCTACTTTACCTAATGTTCCCGCGGGTATGCCTAAAAAACCAAAGGCGATTTTAAGCAACGGACGTGAATTGTTCGTTTTTCGACTTTCGACAAAATGATTCTCCATAATTAAAACCGATTATATAGATTCTTGCATAAAGAGAATCTATTTGGTAAAATAGTTGACAAATTGGCAACTTATGGAATTTGGAGCTTTATTAAGACAATATCGTTTAAAATCCGGCGTCACTCTGAAAAAGTTAACAGAAGTAGTTTCTATTGATAATACTTACCTGTCTAAAATCGAGAATAATCTTCGCAGTCCTCCCAAAAGGAATATAATTATCGAAATAGCCAAAGCATTGGATTTAAATCCTGTCGAAACAGATAGATTTTTACTTTCTGCCTCTTTCGCTCCCATTAAATCGTTTTATGAAGAGAATTTTCTTTTAGCAGATATTTTATACTCTCAAATAAGAAAAAAAGGCATGAAAGCTATTTATGAAATTATTAATAGACCGATGGGAGGCGCTATTGTTATAAGAAACAATAAAATTTTAGTTAAACAAATCAGCACTAGTCCCATAAAAGGGGTTTGGGCTATTCCTCATGGATTTGTTAATCCAAAAGAAGGTGACAAAACTGCGGAAGACATCGCTTGCCGTTTAATAGTCAAGATCTTCGGTCAGGTAAAACTTAAGATTGTAAAAGAACTTACCAGGGAAGGAGAAGTATTACAAAATATCGATACGACTGATTATTTTATGAAGTTAGGACTATTTCCTCCTATTTTCAAAATTTACGAAATCCAAATAGAAAAAAAAGCTCAAATAAAAAGTCCAAACACTCTATTTATACCATTTGACGATATTATTAATTTGCCGGGTCTTATTCATCCGTTACTTTACCAAATTATGCAACCTTATATAAAAGATCCAAGAATAATAAAAAAACTTTATGAAAGAGGCCAGGAAACAATACAGAAATTAACTGGTAAAAGGAGTTTTTATCTGGATATGAAATCCTTCGCCGATAAAAGAATATCTAAAATAAGTTTTCCACCCGTAGGGTGACGAGGCTATTTTACACATATTGACATTTCATATTATTTGTCATAAATATTGTCTATAATTTAGACATGAAAGATTATAAACTTGATAAGGAAGAATTACAGATATTAAGAGACGTGGAGGCTGGTAAATATAAATCGGTAGCTAATTTAAAAGAGGAGATAAAAAGAGCTAGAGAGGCGGCCAAGAATACTCTTCAAAAAACCAAAAATATTAATATCCGTC from Candidatus Gracilibacteria bacterium includes these protein-coding regions:
- a CDS encoding helix-turn-helix domain-containing protein produces the protein MTNWQLMEFGALLRQYRLKSGVTLKKLTEVVSIDNTYLSKIENNLRSPPKRNIIIEIAKALDLNPVETDRFLLSASFAPIKSFYEENFLLADILYSQIRKKGMKAIYEIINRPMGGAIVIRNNKILVKQISTSPIKGVWAIPHGFVNPKEGDKTAEDIACRLIVKIFGQVKLKIVKELTREGEVLQNIDTTDYFMKLGLFPPIFKIYEIQIEKKAQIKSPNTLFIPFDDIINLPGLIHPLLYQIMQPYIKDPRIIKKLYERGQETIQKLTGKRSFYLDMKSFADKRISKISFPPVGGRGYFTHIDISYYLS